The genome window GCATGGATTCCTTACCACATAGAAATTCATACCTTGACAATTATTAGTGTTTCATTGTATATTTTCACTGCAATAAGGTGGGCCGTTAGCTCAATTGGCAGAGCAACTGACTCTTAATCAGTAGGTTGCGGGTTCGATTCCCTCACGGCCTACCAGTTATTTCCCTCATTTTAAATTCCTCTTCATTTACTTTCCTTTTATATCTCTATTTTACCTAACTTATCTTTTCCCAATGCCATAAATCAATAATTCTAAAGTTTTACTCTGATTGCCTTTCGCCTTTCACAACTCACTCCTCACTGCTCATTGTATTTGCAGGATAGACCCTCATGCTGCTTTTACAGCACCAGATAACAATGAAAATATGTATATACATGTTAATCTTCCCCTTTAGCAATAGGGGATAAGGTGGATTTGAATTATTTCCCGCTTCGTCATTGCGAGGAGCGTCCTATGCGACGTGGCAATCTCATTTTGCAAAATATTTTTTATAGAAAAAGATAAAATGATGAGATCCTCACGGCTTCATAAAGCGAAGCCTCAGGATGACGCCAATGGCGTCAGATGAGATCATCACACCCTCAAAAAGCGAGGGCTCAGGAAGTCCGATTAAAGACTTCATTTGATGATATTTTCAGAATAGAAAAAAGAATAAAGACTATTCTTAATAGATTGCCACATCGCTTCGCTTTTTGCTAAGACACCAAAAACCACCACCAACAGAAGAAAAGTCGCCCGGTGACGGAGTTGGTCTCAATTAATATAAAGTTGTATTTATAGAAAAAACTTGCTGACTTCTTCAAATATAAAAAATTATAGAATTTTCCTCTTGACATATTTTTGGTATTTTAGTAACTTTATACCTGAATAAAAGAGGTGAAAGAATTGAAAGGAATAGTTAGTCTCTCTGAAGCTAGCTTATTGGCTTTACACAGTATGGTCCTTTTGGCTCAACATGACAGCGGGCCATTAACTATAAAACAAATGGCAGAAAAAACTGCATCCTCAGAAGCCCATCTATCAAAAGTAATGCAAAGGCTAGCTAAAATTAATTTGGTTGACTCCATTCGAGGTCCCAATGGTGGTTTTTACTTAAAAAATCCAATTGAGTTAGTTACGCTTTTAGACATTTACCAAGCCATCGAGGGTCCCCTGGAAGAAGGCAGTTGTTTCAACAAAAATGGGGTTTGCCCTTTTAAAAATTGTATTTTTGGTGGACTTATCGACAAGATGCGACACGAGTTTAGACAATATTTGTCTTCGAAAACCTTGAAAGATTTAGTTGAAAAATCGCAATCAGATCGATAGACCAAGCAAAGAACTGATATTTCATTGAATAAACAACTTTTAAACTATTCAAGTTCTTTTTGTAAGAACTAAACGTTAGTTTATAACAATAATCATTAAAAAAGGAGGTTCATTATATGTTCTGTTATCAATGTGAACAAACTGCTAAAGGAACTGGTTGTACTGCCTTTGGAGTATGCGGTAAAGATCCGGAAACTGCTGCTCTGCAAGATCTATTAGTTTATGCTATCCTGGGAATCGGTCAGTATGCCCACCGAGTACGACAATACGGTGTAAAAAACCATGATGCTGATGTCTTTGTTGCTGAAGCTCTTTTTTCCACAATTACCAATGTTGATTTTGATCCTGAACGCTTAAAATCTTTACTTCATAAAGCCTACAACATCAAAGAAAAGGTTAAACAGCAATACCTCGATGCTTGCCGTCAATCGGGAAAAACTCCAGAAGATTTGAGTGGTCCAGCAACCTGGAAACCAGCTGACAGTTTAGACCAACTGATTCGTCAAGGAGAATCAGTAACCCTTGAAAACAACATTAAAGAATATGGTGAAGATATAGCTGGATTGATGCACCTTATCCTTTATGGTCTTAAAGGAATGGCTGCCTATGTAGACCATGCCCAAATCCTTGGCCAAGAAGATGATAATGTTTACGCCTTTTTCCATGAAACTCTTAATTTTCTTACCAAAGGACAATTTACCCTTGATGAACTGTTAAAAACTGCCCTAAAATGCGGTGAGGTTAACATTCGGATTATGGAGCTCCTTGATAAAGCCAATACCGGTACTTATGGTCATCCGGTTCCAACTGCAGTTCCAATAACTGCCAAAAAAGGGAAGGCAATTGTTGTTTCTGGTCATGACCTAAAAGACTTAGCTGAACTTTTAAAACAAACCGAGGGCAAAGGAATAAATATTTACACTCATGGAGAAATGCTTCCTACCCATGCCTATCCAGAACTGAAAAAATATCCTCACTTCGTTGGGAATTATGGTGGAGCCTGGCAGGATCAACAAAAAGAATTCGACGCATTTCCTGGTGCCATCCTTATGACCACGAATTGCATTCAAAAACCGAAAGAAAGCTATAAAAGTAGAATTTTCACTTCCGGGTTAGTGGCCTGGCCGGGAGTGACTCATATTACTGATCGTAATTTTGCACCGGTTATTGAAGCTGCCTTAGCTGCTCCAGGATTCCCAGAAGACGAACCAGAAAAAACTATCATAGTAGGTTTTGGTCATAATGCTGTAATGGGAGTCGCAGATCAGGTAATCAATGCAGTCAAGTCGGGTGCCATACGCCATTTCTTCCTTATTGGTGGCTGTGATGGTGCAAAGACAGGAAGAAATTACTACACCCAATTAGCCCAAATGGTACCACAAGACTCGGTTATTCTCACCTTAGCTTGTGGGAAATATCGTTTCAACAAACTTGAATTCGGTGATATTGGAGGTATTCCTCGTTTGCTTGATGTTGGACAATGTAACGATGCCTATTCGGCGATTCAGATAGCAGTTGCTCTTGCAAACGCTTTTAACACCGATGTCAACGGTCTACCCCTCTCCTTTATCCTCTCCTGGTATGAGCAAAAAGCGGTTTGCATTCTCCTTTCGCTTCTACACCTGGGAATCAAAAACATGAAACTTGGCCCCAGCTTACCAGCTTTTGTTACCCCGGCAGCTTTAAAAGTCCTTCAGGAGAATTTCAACCTTATGACCATAACTACTCCTGAAGCTGACCTCAAAGCCATTCTAGGAGAGTAAGCTTTCTATAAATGGGGGGAGGGTTCCCAACTCTCCCTCTAAATGCTTACCATCCCCTGTTCTATAAAATTATTGGGAGGATTACCATGAAAATTTTAGAAGTTGATAAAACCCAGCCTTTTGTTAATAACCACAATATCGATGCTCGTAGGATTTACGATTACAACCATGGCCAGATTATCCATATGACTTTACACCCAGGTGAGTCTTTAAAACCACACACCACACCAGTTGATGTTGCTTTCTATATTCTTGAAGGAAGTGGATTGGTGGAAATTGGCGATGAAAGTGCTCCGGTGAATCCAGGTGCTTGCATTGAAAGTCCAAAAGATATCCCTCACCGTCTCATCAATAATACTGACAAACCTTTTAAGTTTTTAGTTATTAAAATGCCCAAATAACTCATTTATCCAAATATTATATCCCCTATAAATTATAAAGCAGTAATTGTTCATCTAATTGAGATAAATAAAATTACAGTTTCCCACAAAAAAGAGGAGCTCTGCCAAGGCAGAGCTCCTCTTTTTTAATCTTGTTTATAGTTATGGCTTTTGCTATTGCAACCAATCCTTGGGAGGCATCAATCTCATTGCACGATTTTGCACTTCTTTGATAGCATCATCGGCAGAGACTTCCTGGGTCCAAATTCTCTGGAGTTGTTCCTGCCACAATTCGCTCAGAGCAAAAGTGTTAGGATTAGGAGTCCATTGTAACGCTGCGTATTCTTCTAAATTTTTGGTAACCAGAGGACGACAAGTTCCCTGACCCCATTCTGAGGTTCGTTTAATAATTTCTTCATTGTTCCATACTGAATTCCGGACTGGAGTCTGGTTGTTATATTTCAAGGAAGCTTCTAACATAACTGGTTTGCTGGAGGCCCATTCCATGAATAACCAGGCCGGCTTCTTGTTTTCAGAAGCAGCGTTCATAGCAATCGACCACGCCCAAATATTGGATTTAATTCCGGCTGGTCCTTCTGGAACATGAAGAGCTTTCCATTTTCCAATGATATTTTGGGCTATAGCTGGGTCATCAAGCTCAGCTCCCCAGTGGTCGGCATCGATGATCATGGCTGCTTTTCCGGCAATGAAAGCGTCTTTTACGTCATACCAGTCTAATGCTGACCAGTCTTTGGGGCCAAAATCACGAATGAGTTTGGTCCAGAGATCGGACATGGCAACTATTTCTGGAGTATACATGGATGGATTGCCGTCTTTGTCAAAATCTTTGGCACCATAGGAAGCAACCAAGCTGATGTAGGCTGAGTTGGCAGTTCCAGCTCCCTTGATACCACGGCAGGTGAAAGGAAGGATATCGGTGATACCATCGGCATCAAATCCAGCTTTAACTTTTTTGGCAGCTTCATATAACTCATCTAAATTATTTGGTTCTGCTACACCATATTTGTCAAATATATCAGATCGATAGTAAAGAGTGTAGGCTTCAACCTGATAGGGGATAGCATAGAGCTTTCCTGCTACCATACTGGCATTAATGGTCATGGGGAAGAAGTCGTTAATATCATAAAAATCAGCATCGGTTAAAGCTGGGTCCTCAAGATAAGCATTGAGGGGTTCCAAGAAGCCACCGGGGATGAATTTCCAGTTGAGCATCGGTGAGGACATAACGATATCAAATTCTGGTGATTTTCCAGTTAAAACCACCGTCTGTCTCTCAAAAAATTGTTGTTCGGGAAGAGTCAAAACATTGACTTTAATCCCAGTGAGCTCCTCAAATTGACCGAGCAAGGCATCAAAGGTTGCCTGCATTGGGTGATTGCAGAGCAGAAGGCTGATGGATTCACCCTCAAATTGTTTCCAATTCACCTTGGTTCCTTCGAACGATCCTTGAGCAAATGCAATTCCAAAAACCATGAACAAAACAACCATAAAAGTAACGAGAGCAAAATACGTTTTTTTCATAATAGACCTTGACCCCCTTTTAAAATTATGTACTAATTTATTTTCCTCACTTTTTTACTTTTACTCATTGATCACCCCCCTAAGCTATTTTTCTCTTCACTTAAATTCTTAAATATACGATGTGGCGTTTTTCCACATTCGGACAAAAACATTGGTTAAGATATAAATAATAAGATATAGGATAACCGCACCTGCCATAGCGTAAGCCATATCTCCATAACGGAAAGCATTCAAGTAAACCCAAAGATGCAGGTTGGTGGTGGAGGTACCCGGCCCACCGCTCGTTGTTGCATAAATGGTATCAAAAATTTTAAATGAAATGACTAAACGAAACATGACCGAAACCAAAACCAATGGTCTCATCAAGGGCCAGGTAATATACCGAAAGCTATCAAATCCTGAGGCTCCATCAACCAAAGCTGCTTCATAGGGATCGCGAGGAAGGCTTTGCAGTCCGGCAAACAAGATTAAAGCGACAAACGGAGTATAAATATAGGCATCAATAAAAGCCAGGGTTAAAAGTGCAATCTTTGGATCGGCTAACCAAGCTACCGGTGAAATACCAATAAAACCTAGGAAGTAATTTACTACACCACCCGATGTCGAAAGCATCAATTTCCACATTAAGGACAGAAGTATTGGAGCAACTGTTAAAGGAATGATAATAATCGAGCGGAAAAACCATTGGCCACGACGGTTTTTAGTAAGAAGGTAGGCAATTAAACTTCCTAAGGCAAGTTCAATTGAAATTGCCATTCCTACATACTCAAATGATATCAAAACCGCTTTCCAAAAGTTCTGATCTTTAAAAAGAAAATAATAGTTTTCCAAACCTATAAAATTAATACCAGGATTAGCTAATCGCCAGTTGGTAAAAGAAAGATAGACTCCATATCCAAAAGGAATAACGCCAACTAAAATTGGAACAAGAATCGCTGGTGCAATGATCCATTTTTTCACTGTAGTCCTCCTTTATTCTTTTACCGAACCGAAAGTTAATCCACGAACGATATGTTTTTGAAGTAGAATGGCTAATATAATGGCAGGAAGAGCGGATACGATAATTGCAGCGCTCATTTGTCCCCATAAAACCGCTTGATATCGAATAAAACCGAGAGATCCGGTTGTGACCGGCATGGTTTTTTCTCCTCCAACAACCAAAGCGAAAACGAAGCTGTTCCAGCAAAAAATAAAGGTTAAAAGAGCTGTAGCCGCAATACCGCCCTTTGCTAAGGGTAAAACCACTCGAAAAAAAGTTTGAACTTGACTACATCCATCTACATTAGCGGCTTCTTCTATAGATACCGGAATATCAAGAAAATAACTTCGACACATCCAAACAATAAATGGAATACCAATCAGTTGATAAACCAGCATTAAACCTAAATAAGTATCAATAAGCCCTATGCGTTGATAAATTTGATAGAGGGGGAGAACAATGGCTATTTCAGGGCCGAACCAATAGCTGAGTATGTTAAAAGCCAAGTTTTCTCTGGTAGATTCTTTCTTAAAACGTGCCCTGGTTAATGCATAGGCAGCAGGTATTCCTATGAGCATCGCCAGCAAAGTTGCTCCACCACTAATTATAACCCCATTCATAAAATAACGAGGAAAATTAGGTTTGGAAGAGGGAAGAGATGTTGTTCCGGTTTCTCCGGTAAACAGCCCGCGATAGTTGCCCGTTGTAGGTTGAAAAACAAATTTTGGGATCGAAGATGTTATATCAGCATGGGTTTTAATAGAAAGAGAAAAGGTCCACAGCATTGGGAAAAGAATAACTATAACGATTAATGCAAATATTAAATAATAAAAAAAGTATCGCATTATTCACCTGTCCCCTTCATTCAATTCTTTGATAATTGCTTGAAAAAAAGCCAGTGCAAACTAACAGTAATTTTTCGATGGCTTTATCTTGTAAGAAAGAATTTGACATCTCCTTAAACGATACCTCTTTTTTATACATTCACAATATTAACATATATTGTTGAGTTTTTAAAACTATCTTCATTGGTATGGGGTAAATAATCCTCAACTCTTGCCATCATCATAAAACAAATTTATCTAACAATATTTCTTGAGAATAAACAACCAAGTTAAAGAAAATCTCTTTTTAAAAGAGCATAATAATATTTTTTAATTCTAATAATTTCAATTAGAGCTCGTTAAAAATAGCCACGACAAGCTCTTATCGTTGTTTTTCAACTAATTTTTTTTCATTCATATCACTGGTCGGATTTTTTTCTATTTGCAAGGATAGCTCTTGATCAGATGTTTTCTTTTTTTTATATTTATTCATCATTTGAACTAATTTTAAATTCTTAAATCCATCCTCAGTATAAAGAGTAAAATAAAATTTCCAAGAAGGTTTTTCATTCGTTAAGATTTGAACGAGTGCCCTGGCTAACTTATTCGAATCATGACGTGTTGGTTGTTCAAAGGATAGTAAGGGGGCTTCATAAATTTTTATTGAATCATAGGTGTTGATTTCTGCAATGTTAACCATGTCTATTCCCCTCTGATTCAGTTCATCCATCCTATCAGAGTCGGGTTTTTCATTGTTGACTAAAATATAATTTAATCGTTCTGGTGGAATAAATTGAAATATTGCATTCAAATGATCAGCAAACTTATAATGGTCAGTTTCACCCGGTTGGGTTGTCACATTACAAACAAAAACAACCGGAGCGGGGGAATGCAAAACCGCTTCTCTCACTTCATCTACTGCTAAGTTGCACAAAACGCTCGTATAAAGGCTGCCGGGTCCTAAAACAATAATGTCGGCTTCATAGATAGCTTTAATGACTTCTGGAGTAGATACTACTTGTTCTGGATCGAGGAATATTTTTTTAATTCTTTTTCCACAAACACCGACATTTGATTCACCACTAATAATATTCCCATCATCGCACTCAGCTTTTAAAACAACGTTAAGAAGTGTGGTAGGAAGAACCCGACCCCTCACTGCTAAAACCTTGCTTGATTCTCCAATTGCTTTTTGAAAATCACCGGTTACTTGAGTAAGAGCGGTAATAAACAAATTACCAAAATTATGTCCGTGTAGAGTACTATCGTTTTCAAAACGATGTTGAAAAAGCTTGGCCATCAAAGGCTCAGTATCAGCAAGGGCAATAAGACAATTACGAATATCCCCTGGAGGAAGCACTCCCATTTCTTGGCGTAGTAAACCAGAGCTCCCACCATCATCGAAAACCGTTACAATCGCCGTGGTATTAGAAGTATATTTTTTTATTCCTTGTAAAAAAACGTGTAATCCATGTCCTCCGCCAATAGCCACTACGTTCGGCCCTCGCTCAAGTTGTCTTTTTTGAAATATCTTTTTGGCTACATCATCTTCGGGGGTGGGCATTATTACGCTAAAAATGGAACGGTTCATGTGTTGAAGCCCATAAACAATGAAAAAGATTCCCACCGCTAACCAAATAATTCCAAAACTTACTGATAACCAGTAATTTCTTACTAATTGATATACAATAGAACTCCAGGTTCGATAGATACCCCTAAAGT of Candidatus Atribacteria bacterium ADurb.Bin276 contains these proteins:
- the cymR_1 gene encoding HTH-type transcriptional regulator CymR, producing the protein MKGIVSLSEASLLALHSMVLLAQHDSGPLTIKQMAEKTASSEAHLSKVMQRLAKINLVDSIRGPNGGFYLKNPIELVTLLDIYQAIEGPLEEGSCFNKNGVCPFKNCIFGGLIDKMRHEFRQYLSSKTLKDLVEKSQSDR
- the hcp gene encoding Hydroxylamine reductase, with amino-acid sequence MFCYQCEQTAKGTGCTAFGVCGKDPETAALQDLLVYAILGIGQYAHRVRQYGVKNHDADVFVAEALFSTITNVDFDPERLKSLLHKAYNIKEKVKQQYLDACRQSGKTPEDLSGPATWKPADSLDQLIRQGESVTLENNIKEYGEDIAGLMHLILYGLKGMAAYVDHAQILGQEDDNVYAFFHETLNFLTKGQFTLDELLKTALKCGEVNIRIMELLDKANTGTYGHPVPTAVPITAKKGKAIVVSGHDLKDLAELLKQTEGKGINIYTHGEMLPTHAYPELKKYPHFVGNYGGAWQDQQKEFDAFPGAILMTTNCIQKPKESYKSRIFTSGLVAWPGVTHITDRNFAPVIEAALAAPGFPEDEPEKTIIVGFGHNAVMGVADQVINAVKSGAIRHFFLIGGCDGAKTGRNYYTQLAQMVPQDSVILTLACGKYRFNKLEFGDIGGIPRLLDVGQCNDAYSAIQIAVALANAFNTDVNGLPLSFILSWYEQKAVCILLSLLHLGIKNMKLGPSLPAFVTPAALKVLQENFNLMTITTPEADLKAILGE
- a CDS encoding Cupin domain protein, yielding MKILEVDKTQPFVNNHNIDARRIYDYNHGQIIHMTLHPGESLKPHTTPVDVAFYILEGSGLVEIGDESAPVNPGACIESPKDIPHRLINNTDKPFKFLVIKMPK
- a CDS encoding putative ABC transporter-binding protein precursor; translated protein: MKKTYFALVTFMVVLFMVFGIAFAQGSFEGTKVNWKQFEGESISLLLCNHPMQATFDALLGQFEELTGIKVNVLTLPEQQFFERQTVVLTGKSPEFDIVMSSPMLNWKFIPGGFLEPLNAYLEDPALTDADFYDINDFFPMTINASMVAGKLYAIPYQVEAYTLYYRSDIFDKYGVAEPNNLDELYEAAKKVKAGFDADGITDILPFTCRGIKGAGTANSAYISLVASYGAKDFDKDGNPSMYTPEIVAMSDLWTKLIRDFGPKDWSALDWYDVKDAFIAGKAAMIIDADHWGAELDDPAIAQNIIGKWKALHVPEGPAGIKSNIWAWSIAMNAASENKKPAWLFMEWASSKPVMLEASLKYNNQTPVRNSVWNNEEIIKRTSEWGQGTCRPLVTKNLEEYAALQWTPNPNTFALSELWQEQLQRIWTQEVSADDAIKEVQNRAMRLMPPKDWLQ
- the sugA_1 gene encoding Trehalose transport system permease protein SugA yields the protein MKKWIIAPAILVPILVGVIPFGYGVYLSFTNWRLANPGINFIGLENYYFLFKDQNFWKAVLISFEYVGMAISIELALGSLIAYLLTKNRRGQWFFRSIIIIPLTVAPILLSLMWKLMLSTSGGVVNYFLGFIGISPVAWLADPKIALLTLAFIDAYIYTPFVALILFAGLQSLPRDPYEAALVDGASGFDSFRYITWPLMRPLVLVSVMFRLVISFKIFDTIYATTSGGPGTSTTNLHLWVYLNAFRYGDMAYAMAGAVILYLIIYILTNVFVRMWKNATSYI
- the sugB_1 gene encoding Trehalose transport system permease protein SugB: MRYFFYYLIFALIVIVILFPMLWTFSLSIKTHADITSSIPKFVFQPTTGNYRGLFTGETGTTSLPSSKPNFPRYFMNGVIISGGATLLAMLIGIPAAYALTRARFKKESTRENLAFNILSYWFGPEIAIVLPLYQIYQRIGLIDTYLGLMLVYQLIGIPFIVWMCRSYFLDIPVSIEEAANVDGCSQVQTFFRVVLPLAKGGIAATALLTFIFCWNSFVFALVVGGEKTMPVTTGSLGFIRYQAVLWGQMSAAIIVSALPAIILAILLQKHIVRGLTFGSVKE
- a CDS encoding Gluconeogenesis factor, coding for MEDESRFRSRLRWLYPGMKVKRWLFVAIIGVIFISIGLSLIVSTPYFRGIYRTWSSIVYQLVRNYWLSVSFGIIWLAVGIFFIVYGLQHMNRSIFSVIMPTPEDDVAKKIFQKRQLERGPNVVAIGGGHGLHVFLQGIKKYTSNTTAIVTVFDDGGSSGLLRQEMGVLPPGDIRNCLIALADTEPLMAKLFQHRFENDSTLHGHNFGNLFITALTQVTGDFQKAIGESSKVLAVRGRVLPTTLLNVVLKAECDDGNIISGESNVGVCGKRIKKIFLDPEQVVSTPEVIKAIYEADIIVLGPGSLYTSVLCNLAVDEVREAVLHSPAPVVFVCNVTTQPGETDHYKFADHLNAIFQFIPPERLNYILVNNEKPDSDRMDELNQRGIDMVNIAEINTYDSIKIYEAPLLSFEQPTRHDSNKLARALVQILTNEKPSWKFYFTLYTEDGFKNLKLVQMMNKYKKKKTSDQELSLQIEKNPTSDMNEKKLVEKQR